The Bubalus bubalis isolate 160015118507 breed Murrah chromosome 18, NDDB_SH_1, whole genome shotgun sequence genome contains a region encoding:
- the LOC102392458 gene encoding orphan sodium- and chloride-dependent neurotransmitter transporter NTT5: protein MESLEEISEEESPKERHTSSTPSWKLTAKEILATKTQNYFAQTKRAENILIQVAFSIGLSSIWRFPYLCHLNGGGSFILVYFFMLLFFGVPLMYMEMIMGKYLRVDNILVWKQLVPWLGGIGYASILVCILVSLYNSIIITWSLSYLSNSFRYPLPWDKCPLVRNINVTDLSCLQTVTQQYFWYHTTLNASNHIEEEVETLVLNLTLGIFTVWFLLFLIMMVGLKISMQTLIFSVFLPYIILLCFLIRGLFLEGAITSLRRMVTTEFSAWASLDLWRQAGGHVLYSLGLGMGTIILFSCKSGGDNYAQVASLVILVNLVTSLLTTSIIFIVLGFWSTTSGHACIKQSVSKLMQLIDEGVLPQNAKPPKDILLLPTLDYIKWINSLPGHLRQQVIHLSPSCSIKVQKEMFMEGPGLALAAFSQVVSLFPGSSFWAILFFMALLIIGLSNLMRLLEGIVFPLQNSISIFRNYPRILSAIVCLGGFLGSLIFTSRAGSYIMYLFDDLLVPLTLIITVVFQNMALAWIYGAGRFREEMFSEMGRPLWPFSSFLWCYVTLPGLLALLTICLMQLYQGTHLYYTAWNTSESQEVKHLYPQNSLGWVIFLSILTFLPIPVHPLHQWWSLQDYVAPDPFEKLMSKKTPMLSSMSSQRPKHHSVKSQERTSNASTRGLSMSLLRSLKPESGCLSQDSEKYEGSSWFSLPLLTSLSSSLTIRSASLRVSRQVSPASINTDNSYKGGETKEESPKEKSVQ, encoded by the exons GCAGCTTTATCCTGGTGTACTTCTTCATGCTCCTCTTTTTCGGGGTTCCCCTCATGTACATGGAGATGATCATGGGGAAATATCTGCGCGTGGACAACATCCTGGTCTGGAAGCAGCTTGTCCCCTGGCTGGGTGGCATAGGCTACGCCAGCATACTG GTGTGCATCTTGGTGAGCTTGTACAACAGCATTATCATCACCTGGAGCCTCTCCTACCTAAGCAACTCCTTTCGTTACCCCCTGCCGTGGGACAAGTGCCCACTGGTGAGGAACATCAATGTCACCg ACCTTTCTTGCCTTCAGACTGTAACCCAACAGTACTTCTGGTACCACACCACTCTGAACGCCTCAAACCACATTGAAGAAGAGGTCGAGACCCTCGTCCTGAATCTCACCCTGGGCATCTTCACAGTCTGGTTCCTCCTCTTCTTAATCATGATGGTAGGGCTAAAGATTTCAATGCAG ACGCTGATTTTCTCAGTATTCCTTCCCTACATCAtcctcctctgcttcctcatccGAGGTCTCTTCTTGGAAGGTGCAATCACCAGCCTCAGACGTATGGTGACCACAGAG TTCTCTGCCTGGGCCTCGCTGGACCTGTGGCGTCAAGCAGGAGGCCACGTGCTCTATTCCCTGGGCCTGGGCATGGGCACCATCATCTTATTCTCCTGCAAGTCTGGAGGCGACAACTATGCCCAGGTGGCCTCTTTGGTGATCCTGGTCAACTTGGTGACTTCATTGCTGACTACGTCCATCATCTTTATAGTGCTGGGGTTCTGGAGCACCACCAGTGGACACGCCTGTATCAAGCA GAGCGTCTCAAAGCTGATGCAGCTGATAGACGAGGGGGTGCTGCCTCAGAATGCCAAGCCCCCCAAAGACATCCTGCTGCTGCCCACCCTGGACTACATAAAATGGATCAACAGTCTCCCGGGCCATCTCCGGCAACAGGTCATCCACTTATCCCCATCCTGCAGCATCAaggtgcagaaggaaatg TTCATGGAGGGCCCCGGCCTGGCACTCGCAGCCTTCTCCCAAGTCGTCTCGTTGTTCCCTGGCTCCTCTTTCTGGGCCATCCTCTTCTTCATGGCCCTGCTCATCATAGGCTTGAGCAACTTGATGAGGCTCTTGGAAGGCATTGTCTTTCCCCTCCAGAACTCCATCTCCATCTTCAGGAATTATCCCAGGATACTCTCAG CGATCGTCTGCTTGGGAGGTTTTCTGGGCAGCCTCATCTTCACCAGTCGTGCTGGCAGCTACATAATGTACTTGTTTGATGACCTCCTGGTCCCACTGACCCTCATCATCACCGTGGTCTTCCAGAACATGGCCCTGGCTTGGATCTATGGAGCTGGGAG GTTCAGGGAAGAAATGTTCAGTGAGATGGGCCGCCCTCTGTGGCCCTTCTCCTCATTCCTGTGGTGCTACGTGACCTTGCCAGGGCTGCTGGCCCTCCTCACCATCTGCCTCATGCAGCTGTACCAGGGGACACACCTCTACTACACTGCCTGGAATACCAGTGAG aGCCAGGAAGTGAAACATCTCTACCCGCAGAACAGCCTGGGCTGGGTCATCTTCCTCAGCATCCTCACCTTCCTGCCGATTCCAGTCCACCCACTCCACCAGTGGTGGTCCCTCCAGGACTACGTTGCCCCGGATCCCTTTGAAAAGCTAATGTCTAAAAAGACACCCATGCTGTCCTCCATGTCCTCACAGAGGCCGAAGCACCACTCGGTGAAGTCCCAGGAGAGAACCAGCAACGCCTCAACCAGAGGGTTAAGTATGTCCTTACTCAGGTCGCTGAAACCCGAGTCAGGGTGTCTCAGCCAGGACTCAGAGAAGTATGAGGGCTCCTCCTGGTTCAGCCTGCCTCTACTGACCTCCCTGTCGTCTTCCTTGACCATAAGGAGTGCCAGCCTCCGTGTCTCAAGGCAGGTGAGCCCAGCCTCGATAAACACAGACAACAGCTACAAGGGCGGGGAGACCAAGGAAGAAAGCCCAAAAGAGAAATCTGTTCAGTAA